The following coding sequences lie in one Manis javanica isolate MJ-LG chromosome X, MJ_LKY, whole genome shotgun sequence genomic window:
- the PPP4R3C gene encoding LOW QUALITY PROTEIN: protein PPP4R3C (The sequence of the model RefSeq protein was modified relative to this genomic sequence to represent the inferred CDS: inserted 4 bases in 4 codons): protein MADKRHHETVYTINEDQEWNELGTGNISATFMDRSQAMTLLVLSESSSSVVLLSRLNPNTLYQKKKWGRLIVWSEVENHTISLSFQDPEVCGKIWEDICWVQGKDPSVDIIHSLXEVTGAGNFVPLHTCELEQLELFADLVTSALSLPACIERLVLVLKNASCMRRLLQMFHTCENLQDIEDLHHLYDIFKGILLFNKTSLFEIMVSDECIRDVVGCLEYDPALVQPNKHREFLTQNAKFKKVVPIRDSELRQKIRQTYRIQYIYDILSPVPSVFGRKLFSNLRKFIFFNQFEIVSMLQEDGSLLSEVFTQLKDETTDDGKRCELLFFFKEFCAFTRTLHRQRKEALFETLTQLGLXALKVVMNVDDXATEIFSYLVENFPSMIQEFIMKEAQQSKDCNHFINVVIKQMICNTDPELEGAVHIMELLRALLDLDNMLTTPDTYETCEFLSFFYEHCMHNLTAPFFAITSKDKSEENGVAGADENKNDLNNYQTAQALSIILELLIFCVQHHTYYIKYYILGKDLLRRILIVMNSKHTFLILGAVHFMRRMIGLNDELYNYYIIKGNLFEPFVNAFLRNGTRYSMLNSAIIELFEYIRVKNIKSLVTYIVKNXYSALGSIKYVQTFKRLKIKYDEAEGQKNKKWKNSHPTLHSEMFHTGARVLGKKEEMHFKENTEEEAAVTPALEGDFQDCYDKLMETEKTKGNEDKVHHRKRTSYGSFKVTSPHSASAASGTSSPNSASSVGVVDYSDEEEEKEDDTSSRKRPHLT, encoded by the exons ATGGCGGACAAGCGGCACCATGAAACAGTCTACACAATCAATGAGGACCAAGAATGGAACGAACTAGGCACTGGCAACATCTCAGCCACATTCATGGACAGGTCTCAGGCCATGACTCTGCTAGTCCTATCAGAGTCTAGCAGCTCAGTGGTCTTGTTGTCAAGGCTAAATCCAAACActctttatcagaaaaaaaaatgggggaggtTAATTGTTTGGTCTGAAGTTGAGAACCATACAATTTCGTTAAGTTTCCAAGACCCAGAAGTTTGTGGCAAGATCTGGGAAGACATTTGCTGGGTTCAAGGTAAAGATCCATCTGTGGACATTATACACAGTC ATGAAGTGACAGGAGCTGGGAATTTTGTTCCACTGCATACCTGTGAACTCGAGCAACTTGAACTGTTTGCTGACTTAGTTACCTCAGCTCTCTCTTTACCTGCCTGTATAGAAAGGCTGGTTCTGGTCTTGAAAAATGCAAGCTGTATGAGAAGATTACTACAAATGTTCCATACTTGTGAGAACCTACAGGATATTGAAGACTTGCACCATttgtatgatatttttaaaggaatcttaCTCTTTAACAAGACATCTCTGTTTGAGATCATGGTTTCTGATGAGTGTATCAGGGATGTGGTGGGATGCCTTGAATATGACCCTGCTTTGGTTCAGCCAAACAAGCACAGGGAATTTTTGACCCAAAATGCAAAGTTCAAGAAAGTTGTGCCTATAAGAGACTCTGAACTTAGACAAAAAATACGTCAGACATACAGGATACAGTACATCTATGACATTCTTTCGCCTGTACCATCAGTGTTTGGCAGGAAGTTATTTTCTAATCTtagaaagtttattttcttcaaccAATTTGAGATTGTTAGCATGCTACAGGAAGATGGCAGCCTTTTGTCTGAAGTCTTCACACAGTTAAAGGATGAAACTACAGATGATGGTAAACGGTGTgaactgctgttttttttcaAGGAATTCTGTGCATTTACTCGTACATTACATCGTCAAAGGAAGGAAGCACTATTTGAAACATTGACACAATTGGGAC CTGCTCTTAAAGTTGTAATGAACGTGGATG CTGCTACTGAGATATTTTCTTATCTGGTGGAGAATTTTCCATCCATGATCCAAGAATTTATAATGAAGGAAGCCCAGCAGAGTAAAGATTGTAATCATTTCATTAATGTAGTAATCAAACAAATGATCTGCAATACTGATCCTGAGCTAGAAGGTGCTGTTCATATAATGGAACTTCTTCGTGCTCTTCTTGATCTTGACAACATGCTGACAACACCTGATACATACGAAACATGTGAATTTCTAAGTTTCTTTTATGAACATTGTATGCATAACTTAACAGCACCTTTTTTTGCCATCACCTCAAAAGATAAAAGTGAAGAGAATGGTGTAGCTGGAGCTGACGAAAACAAAAATGACCTTAATAATTATCAAACAGCACAGGCGCTTTCTATAATTTTAGAACTCCTCATATTTTGTGTGCAACATCAcacatattacataaaatattatattttgggCAAAGACTTGCTAAGAAGAATACTGATTGTGATGAATTCAAAGCACACTTTCCTTATTTTGGGTGCTGTTCACTTTATGAGAAGGATGATTGGCCTTAATGATGAACTTTACAATTATTACATCATCAAGGGAAATCTTTTTGAGCCCTTTGTAAATGCCTTTCTGCGTAATGGAACTCGGTACAGTATGTTGAATTCAGCTATTATTGAGCTGTTTGAATACATAAGAGTGAAGAATATCAAGTCTCTGGTTACATACATAGTAAAAA ATTATAGTGCACTTGGCTCAATTAAATATGTTCAAACGTTCAAaagattaaagattaaatatGATGAAGCAGAAGgccagaagaataaaaaatggaagaaCTCACATCCTACACTGCACAGTGAAATGTTTCACACAGGTGCTAGAGTtttggggaagaaggaagaaatgcattttaaagaaaatacagaggaagaaGCAGCAGTTACACCAGCCTTGGAAGGTGATTTCCAAGATTGTTACGATAAATTGATGGAgactgaaaaaacaaaaggaaatgaagacaagGTACATCATCGTAAAAGAACATCTTACGGTAGCTTCAAAGTTACTTCACCCCATTCAGCCAGTGCTGCTAGTGGAACAAGTAGCCCAAACAGTGCTAGCTCAGTTGGTGTTGTGGATTACTctgatgaagaagaagaaaaggaagatgacACATCTTCCAGGAAAAGACCACATCTTACTTAG